From bacterium, one genomic window encodes:
- a CDS encoding type II secretion system F family protein: RADPALPGMVLSLVAVGERAGQLTVCTRFLLDYYQRVLELKQSLSRGLTYPIVVCLFIWISLGVFDGVIRGVFESLYKSAEVVLPTSMHTLFAFIHVLFLTPLLVAPLLAVGWWLARRAHWPLPGNLTMQGSTHGARGLTRHNRAVAGWAHRNPMDYTPFGRELAHVSG; encoded by the coding sequence CGGGCGGATCCTGCCTTGCCAGGAATGGTGCTTAGCTTGGTCGCCGTGGGTGAACGGGCCGGCCAACTGACTGTCTGCACGCGCTTCCTGCTGGACTACTACCAGCGTGTGCTTGAGCTGAAGCAGAGCCTCTCTCGTGGCCTAACCTATCCCATTGTGGTTTGCCTCTTCATCTGGATCAGCCTGGGCGTGTTCGACGGCGTGATCCGCGGAGTGTTTGAGTCCCTTTACAAGAGCGCGGAGGTGGTCCTCCCCACCTCCATGCACACCCTGTTTGCCTTCATCCATGTGCTGTTTCTGACGCCGCTGCTGGTGGCGCCATTACTGGCAGTGGGGTGGTGGCTGGCCCGACGTGCCCACTGGCCCCTGCCAGGCAACCTGACGATGCAGGGGAGCACCCATGGCGCACGCGGCCTCACACGGCACAATCGTGCGGTTGCCGGCTGGGCGCATAGGAACCCCATGGACTACACGCCCTTCGGCCGCGAGCTGGCGCATGTAAGTGGATAA
- a CDS encoding DoxX family membrane protein: MKITSTVLRVLMGLLFLFASLTYWFKLIVPPPLEGAMKVFNDGLEASRYLIPTVKALELLGGLALVLGRFVPLALLVLAPIVVNILLIHIFLAPEGLPIALFLVVASLLVAYQRRDSFRPLFKP; this comes from the coding sequence ATGAAAATCACCTCGACCGTGTTGCGCGTGCTGATGGGCCTGCTCTTCCTCTTCGCGTCCCTCACCTACTGGTTCAAGTTGATCGTGCCCCCTCCCCTCGAGGGCGCCATGAAGGTGTTCAATGACGGCCTGGAGGCGTCGCGCTACCTCATACCGACGGTCAAGGCCCTCGAGCTGCTCGGCGGTCTCGCCCTCGTGCTGGGACGCTTCGTGCCGCTGGCGCTGCTGGTCCTGGCGCCCATCGTGGTGAACATCCTGCTCATCCACATCTTCCTGGCGCCGGAGGGCCTGCCCATCGCCCTCTTCCTGGTCGTGGCCAGCCTGCTCGTCGCCTATCAGCGGCGCGACTCCTTCCGGCCGCTCTTCAAACCCTGA
- a CDS encoding ATP-binding protein — MREILRDKLAAALNDPLPGLTRRDVRLPAVPNKALAVIGVRRCGKTSLLSQCLSDRLAEGAPREGLVLLGLEDDRLVGLSTDDLSWLMEEYFRQHPALRGSGQVTFAFDEIQVVPGWERFIRRLMDTEAAKLFVSGSSSKLLSREIATSLRGRALEVLVHPFSFREALRHAGLEPSIAWERQNQAERSSLDHHLGNYLRQGGFPEAQGLAQQDRLTLLKNHVDVVVLRDVIERHAVSNPLPLRWLQRQLLANPAGTFSVQKFHDQLKSQGVPVSKDTLHAFLAHLEDAFLVRTIHLHSASERQRMVNPRKIYPVDTGLIQLYERSGRPNLGHALESVVLLELERRGYESAYLRTEEGWEVDFLATAPGRSSLLLQVCADAQDPGTALRELRALASARQRQPDARGLLVTLDSTPPRDLLPEGLEWWPAARWLLSMEED; from the coding sequence ATGCGGGAAATCCTGCGTGACAAGCTGGCGGCGGCGCTGAACGATCCGCTGCCTGGCCTGACCCGGCGCGACGTGCGCCTGCCGGCCGTTCCCAACAAGGCGCTGGCTGTGATCGGCGTGCGCCGCTGCGGCAAGACCTCGCTGCTCAGCCAATGCCTGTCCGACCGCCTGGCGGAGGGCGCGCCGCGTGAGGGACTGGTCCTCCTGGGGCTTGAGGACGACCGCCTGGTGGGGCTGTCCACCGACGACCTGTCCTGGCTGATGGAGGAGTACTTCCGGCAGCATCCGGCCTTGCGCGGCTCGGGGCAGGTGACCTTCGCCTTTGACGAGATCCAGGTCGTGCCCGGCTGGGAGCGCTTCATCCGCCGGCTCATGGACACGGAAGCGGCCAAGCTCTTCGTCTCAGGATCCTCGTCCAAGCTGCTCAGCCGGGAGATCGCCACCAGTTTGCGGGGCCGGGCGCTGGAAGTGCTGGTGCACCCTTTCAGTTTCCGGGAAGCTCTGCGGCACGCGGGCCTCGAGCCATCCATCGCCTGGGAGCGGCAGAACCAGGCCGAACGCAGTTCCCTGGACCATCACCTGGGGAACTACCTGCGGCAGGGGGGCTTTCCCGAGGCTCAGGGACTGGCGCAGCAGGATCGCCTGACCTTGCTCAAGAACCATGTGGACGTGGTGGTGCTGCGGGACGTCATCGAGCGCCACGCCGTCTCCAACCCCTTGCCCTTGCGCTGGCTGCAGCGGCAACTGCTGGCCAATCCTGCCGGCACCTTCAGCGTGCAGAAGTTCCACGACCAGTTGAAGAGCCAGGGCGTGCCGGTCTCCAAGGACACGCTGCACGCATTCCTGGCGCACCTGGAGGACGCATTCCTGGTGCGCACGATCCATTTGCACAGCGCCAGCGAGCGTCAGCGCATGGTCAACCCGCGCAAGATCTATCCGGTGGACACGGGCCTGATCCAGCTCTACGAGCGGAGCGGACGACCCAACCTGGGGCACGCGCTGGAAAGCGTGGTCCTGCTGGAGCTGGAGCGTCGCGGCTATGAGAGCGCCTACCTCCGCACGGAGGAGGGTTGGGAGGTGGACTTCCTCGCCACCGCGCCGGGCCGGTCTTCCCTTTTGCTCCAGGTGTGCGCCGATGCGCAGGATCCGGGAACAGCGCTGCGGGAGCTGCGGGCCCTGGCGTCGGCCAGACAGCGGCAGCCGGACGCGCGCGGCCTGTTGGTCACGCTGGACTCGACCCCGCCCCGGGACCTTCTGCCGGAAGGCCTGGAATGGTGGCCGGCGGCGCGCTGGCTGCTTTCCATGGAGGAGGACTGA